From one Leifsonia sp. Root1293 genomic stretch:
- a CDS encoding ABC transporter substrate-binding protein, translating into MRKRNFAAAAGVVIGALLLAGCSGGGASSDDAKVNTDPDGKGKTLTLWHYEGADSAMGKAWDEAITEFESETGAKVKFEEKAFEAIRSTASQVLNSDSAPDILEYNKGNATAGLLSSQGLLSNLDNAVKAYGWDDKLASSLQTTAKYNEDGVMGSGHFYGIPNYGEFVDVYYNKDMFAKYDIAVPTTFEEFEAALKTFKDAGITPLAESAAEYPLGQLWYQLALSKATRQWVTDYQTYTGTVDFHDEDFTFATETIADWVDKGYISKSATGLKAEDAGVSFIKGDAPIFYSGSWWYGRFASEIKNFDWSTFLFPGSDMAPGSSGNLWVVPENSENKDLAYKFIDITMSPKIQAIIGNNGGIPVAAEESDITDAKSKELIANFTTLTDRDGLAFYPDWPTPTFYDQLNAGLQELVNGTKSPDEVLDQLGTDYQDGVDDIVG; encoded by the coding sequence ATGCGCAAGAGGAACTTTGCGGCAGCAGCCGGAGTGGTGATCGGGGCCCTGCTCCTGGCGGGGTGCTCAGGGGGCGGTGCGTCGAGCGACGACGCGAAGGTGAACACGGATCCCGACGGCAAGGGCAAGACGCTGACTCTATGGCACTACGAAGGTGCCGACAGCGCGATGGGCAAGGCGTGGGACGAGGCCATCACGGAGTTCGAGTCCGAGACCGGTGCCAAGGTCAAGTTCGAGGAGAAGGCCTTCGAGGCCATCCGCTCCACTGCGAGCCAGGTGCTCAACTCCGATTCCGCTCCCGACATCCTCGAGTACAACAAGGGCAACGCGACAGCGGGACTGCTCTCGAGTCAGGGGCTGCTCAGCAACCTCGACAACGCCGTGAAGGCATACGGCTGGGACGACAAGCTGGCATCGTCGCTGCAGACGACGGCGAAGTACAACGAAGACGGCGTCATGGGGTCCGGGCACTTCTACGGCATCCCGAACTACGGCGAGTTCGTCGACGTCTACTACAACAAGGACATGTTCGCGAAGTACGACATCGCGGTGCCGACCACCTTCGAGGAGTTCGAGGCCGCGCTCAAGACGTTCAAGGACGCCGGTATCACGCCGCTCGCCGAATCCGCAGCGGAGTACCCGCTCGGGCAGCTCTGGTACCAGCTCGCGCTGAGCAAGGCGACGCGCCAGTGGGTCACCGACTACCAGACGTACACGGGCACCGTCGACTTCCACGACGAGGACTTCACCTTCGCCACCGAGACCATCGCCGACTGGGTGGACAAGGGCTACATCTCGAAGAGCGCGACAGGCCTCAAGGCCGAGGACGCCGGCGTGAGCTTCATCAAGGGCGACGCCCCCATCTTCTACTCGGGCAGCTGGTGGTACGGCCGGTTCGCCAGCGAGATCAAGAACTTCGACTGGTCGACCTTCCTGTTCCCCGGGTCCGACATGGCTCCGGGATCGTCCGGCAACCTCTGGGTCGTTCCCGAGAACTCCGAGAACAAGGATCTCGCCTACAAGTTCATCGACATCACGATGAGCCCCAAGATCCAGGCCATTATCGGCAACAACGGCGGAATCCCCGTCGCGGCTGAGGAATCCGACATCACGGATGCGAAGAGCAAGGAGCTCATCGCCAACTTCACGACCCTCACCGACCGCGACGGCCTCGCGTTCTACCCCGACTGGCCCACCCCGACCTTCTACGACCAGCTGAACGCCGGCCTGCAGGAGCTCGTGAACGGCACCAAGTCGCCGGATGAGGTGCTCGACCAGCTGGGCACCGACTACCAGGACGGCGTCGACGACATCGTCGGCTGA
- a CDS encoding carbohydrate ABC transporter permease, which yields MTTQLIPPPSLKERKKRQAEESLLPKSGKNDRAAFWVYLIPGFILLAIVVIVPLIWNIYLSFTEYRGIRPPIWIGLDNWIELLGDEKFWMSFVNSIAMIVAMVVVPTLLGLALAAMLFDLIGRKFGGRLASFLRATYYLPQILPVVVAAVVIGWILRADDGALNEILGAIGLGALEHNWLGSPDTALASIMVVMVWVQLGYPVVIFMAALQRVDPELYEAAELDGANWFQRFTAITVTIIRPEIFVVTLTCTIAALKVFGPIYTLTRGGPGNATIVPSYYSYSEFFQSQQVGYGATIATALTIIIIVVAIFFIKAQNRAERAESER from the coding sequence ATGACGACGCAGCTCATCCCCCCTCCTTCTCTGAAGGAGCGGAAGAAGAGGCAGGCGGAGGAATCGCTTCTGCCGAAGAGCGGCAAGAACGACAGGGCGGCCTTCTGGGTCTACCTGATCCCCGGGTTCATCCTGCTGGCGATCGTCGTGATCGTGCCGCTCATCTGGAACATCTACCTCAGCTTCACCGAGTACCGCGGCATCCGCCCGCCGATCTGGATCGGACTCGACAACTGGATCGAGCTCCTCGGCGACGAGAAGTTCTGGATGTCGTTCGTCAACTCCATCGCCATGATCGTCGCGATGGTCGTGGTGCCGACACTGCTCGGCCTGGCGTTGGCCGCGATGCTCTTCGACCTCATCGGCCGCAAGTTCGGTGGCAGGCTCGCGAGCTTCCTGCGGGCCACCTACTACCTTCCGCAGATCCTCCCCGTCGTGGTCGCAGCCGTCGTCATCGGCTGGATCCTCCGAGCCGATGACGGCGCCCTCAACGAGATTCTCGGAGCCATCGGCCTCGGGGCCCTCGAGCACAACTGGCTCGGAAGCCCCGACACCGCTCTCGCCAGCATCATGGTCGTCATGGTCTGGGTGCAGCTCGGCTACCCCGTCGTCATCTTCATGGCCGCACTGCAGCGTGTCGACCCCGAGCTCTACGAGGCTGCAGAGCTCGACGGGGCGAACTGGTTCCAGCGCTTCACCGCCATCACGGTGACGATCATCCGCCCCGAGATCTTCGTGGTCACGCTCACCTGCACCATCGCAGCGCTCAAGGTCTTCGGCCCCATCTACACCCTCACCCGCGGCGGGCCGGGCAACGCGACGATCGTGCCGAGCTACTACTCCTACAGCGAGTTCTTCCAGAGCCAGCAGGTGGGCTACGGCGCCACGATCGCCACGGCGCTCACGATCATCATCATCGTGGTCGCCATCTTCTTCATCAAGGCGCAGAACCGTGCCGAACGAGCAGAGAGCGAGCGCTGA